In Homo sapiens chromosome 19 genomic scaffold, GRCh38.p14 alternate locus group ALT_REF_LOCI_9 HSCHR19_4_CTG3_1, the following are encoded in one genomic region:
- the LILRB1 gene encoding leukocyte immunoglobulin-like receptor subfamily B member 1 isoform X4: MRRRTQPPIGHTLCVSLSCQHRGLIHPQSRAVGGDAMTPILTVLICLGLSLGPRTHVQAGHLPKPTLWAEPGSVITQGSPVTLRCQGGQETQEYRLYREKKTALWITRIPQELVKKGQFPIPSITWEHAGRYRCYYGSDTAGRSESSDPLELVVTGAYIKPTLSAQPSPVVNSGGNVILQCDSQVAFDGFSLCKEGEDEHPQCLNSQPHARGSSRAIFSVGPVSPSRRWWYRCYAYDSNSPYEWSLPSDLLELLVLGVSKKPSLSVQPGPIVAPEETLTLQCGSDAGYNRFVLYKDGERDFLQLAGAQPQAGLSQANFTLGPVSRSYGGQYRCYGAHNLSSEWSAPSDPLDILIAGQFYDRVSLSVQPGPTVASGENVTLLCQSQGWMQTFLLTKEGAADDPWRLRSTYQSQKYQAEFPMGPVTSAHAGTYRCYGSQSSKPYLLTHPSDPLELVVSGPSGGPSSPTTGPTSTSGPEDQPLTPTGSDPQSGLGRHLGVVIGILVAVILLLLLLLLLFLILRHRRQGKHWTSTQRKADFQHPAGAVGPEPTDRGLQWRSSPAADAQEENLYAAVKHTQPEDGVEMDTRSPHDEDPQAVTYAEVKHSRPRREMASPPSPLSGEFLDTKDRQAEEDRQMDTEAAASEAPQDVTYAQLHSLTLRREATEPPPSQEGPSPAVPSIYATLAIH; the protein is encoded by the exons ATGAGAAGAAGGACCCAGCCTCCGATTGGCCACACTCTGTGTGTCTCTCTATCCTGCCAGCACCGAGGGCTCATCCATCCACAGAGCAGGGCAGTGGGAGGAGACGCCATGACCCCCATCCTCACGGTCCTGATCTGTCTCG GGCTGAGTCTGGGCCCCAGGACCCACGTGCAGGCAG GGCACCTCCCCAAGCCCACCCTCTGGGCTGAACCAGGCTCTGTGATCACCCAGGGGAGTCCTGTGACCCTCAGGTGTCAGGGGGGCCAGGAGACCCAGGAGTACCGTctatatagagaaaagaaaacagcactCTGGATTACACGGATCCCACAGGAGCTTGTGAAGAAGGGCCAGTTCCCCATCCCATCCATCACCTGGGAACATGCAGGGCGGTATCGCTGTTACTATGGTAGCGACACTGCAGGCCGCTCAGAGAGCAGTGACCCCCTGGAGCTGGTGGTGACAG GAGCCTACATCAAACCCACcctctcagcccagcccagccccgtGGTGAACTCAGGAGGGAATGTAATCCTCCAGTGTGACTCACAGGTGGCATTTGATGGCTTCAGTCTGTGTAAGGAAGGAGAAGATGAACACCCACAATGCCTGAACTCCCAGCCCCATGCCCGTGGGTCGTCCCGCGCCATCTTCTCCGTGGGCCCCGTGAGCCCGAGTCGCAGGTGGTGGTACAGGTGCTATGCTTATGACTCGAACTCTCCCTATGAGTGGTCTCTACCCAGTGATCTCCTGGAGCTCCTGGTCCTAG GTGTTTCTAAGAAGCCATCACTCTCAGTGCAGCCAGGTCCTATCGTGGCCCCTGAGGAGACCCTGACTCTGCAGTGTGGCTCTGATGCTGGCTACAACAGATTTGTTCTGTATAAGGACGGGGAACGTGACTTCCTTCAGCTCGCTGGCGCACAGCCCCAGGCTGGGCTCTCCCAGGCCAACTTCACCCTGGGCCCTGTGAGCCGCTCCTACGGGGGCCAGTACAGATGCTACGGTGCACACAACCTCTCCTCCGAGTGGTCGGCCCCCAGCGACCCCCTGGACATCCTGATCGCAG GACAGTTCtatgacagagtctccctctcgGTGCAGCCGGGCCCCACGGTGGCCTCAGGAGAGAACGTGACCCTGCTGTGTCAGTCACAGGGATGGATGCAAACTTTCCTTCTGACCAAGGAGGGGGCAGCTGATGACCCATGGCGTCTAAGATCAACGTACCAATCTCAAAAATACCAGGCTGAATTCCCCATGGGTCCTGTGACCTCAGCCCATGCGGGGACCTACAGGTGCTACGGCTCACAGAGCTCCAAACCCTACCTGCTGACTCACCCCAGTGACCCCCTGGAGCTCGTGGTCTCAG GACCGTCTGGGGGCCCCAGCTCCCCGAcaacaggccccacctccacatCTG GCCCTGAGGAccagcccctcacccccaccGGGTCGGATCCCCAGAGTG GTCTGGGAAGGCACCTGGGGGTTGTGATCGGCATCTTGGTGGCCGTCATCCtactgctcctcctcctcctcctcctcttcctcatcctccgACATCGACGTCAGGGCAAACACTGGACATCGA CCCAGAGAAAGGCTGATTTCCAACATCCTGCAGGGgctgtggggccagagcccaCAGACAGAGGCCTGCAGTGGAG GTCCAGCCCAGCTGCCGATGCCCAGGAAGAAAACCTCT ATGCTGCCGTGAAGCACACACAGCCTGAGGATGGGGTGGAGATGGACACTCGG AGCCCACACGATGAAGACCCCCAGGCAGTGACGTATGCCGAGGTGAAACACTCCAGACCTAGGAGAGAAAtggcctctcctccttccccactgTCTGGGGAATTCCTGGACACAAAGGACAGACAGGCGGAAGAGGACAGGCAGATGGACACTGAG GCTGCTGCATCTGAAGCCCCCCAGGATGTGACCTACGCCCAGCTGCACAGCTTGACCCTCAGACGGGAGGCAACTGAGCCTCCTCCATCCCAGGAAGGGCCCTCTCCAGCTGTGCCCAGCATCTACGCCACTCTGGCCATCCACTAG
- the LILRB1 gene encoding leukocyte immunoglobulin-like receptor subfamily B member 1 isoform X2, which produces MRRRTQPPIGHTLCVSLSCQHRGLIHPQSRAVGGDAMTPILTVLICLGLSLGPRTHVQAGHLPKPTLWAEPGSVITQGSPVTLRCQGGQETQEYRLYREKKTALWITRIPQELVKKGQFPIPSITWEHAGRYRCYYGSDTAGRSESSDPLELVVTGAYIKPTLSAQPSPVVNSGGNVILQCDSQVAFDGFSLCKEGEDEHPQCLNSQPHARGSSRAIFSVGPVSPSRRWWYRCYAYDSNSPYEWSLPSDLLELLVLGVSKKPSLSVQPGPIVAPEETLTLQCGSDAGYNRFVLYKDGERDFLQLAGAQPQAGLSQANFTLGPVSRSYGGQYRCYGAHNLSSEWSAPSDPLDILIAGQFYDRVSLSVQPGPTVASGENVTLLCQSQGWMQTFLLTKEGAADDPWRLRSTYQSQKYQAEFPMGPVTSAHAGTYRCYGSQSSKPYLLTHPSDPLELVVSGPSGGPSSPTTGPTSTSAGPEDQPLTPTGSDPQSGLGRHLGVVIGILVAVILLLLLLLLLFLILRHRRQGKHWTSTQRKADFQHPAGAVGPEPTDRGLQWRSSPAADAQEENLYAAVKHTQPEDGVEMDTRSPHDEDPQAVTYAEVKHSRPRREMASPPSPLSGEFLDTKDRQAEEDRQMDTEAAASEAPQDVTYAQLHSLTLRREATEPPPSQEGPSPAVPSIYATLAIH; this is translated from the exons ATGAGAAGAAGGACCCAGCCTCCGATTGGCCACACTCTGTGTGTCTCTCTATCCTGCCAGCACCGAGGGCTCATCCATCCACAGAGCAGGGCAGTGGGAGGAGACGCCATGACCCCCATCCTCACGGTCCTGATCTGTCTCG GGCTGAGTCTGGGCCCCAGGACCCACGTGCAGGCAG GGCACCTCCCCAAGCCCACCCTCTGGGCTGAACCAGGCTCTGTGATCACCCAGGGGAGTCCTGTGACCCTCAGGTGTCAGGGGGGCCAGGAGACCCAGGAGTACCGTctatatagagaaaagaaaacagcactCTGGATTACACGGATCCCACAGGAGCTTGTGAAGAAGGGCCAGTTCCCCATCCCATCCATCACCTGGGAACATGCAGGGCGGTATCGCTGTTACTATGGTAGCGACACTGCAGGCCGCTCAGAGAGCAGTGACCCCCTGGAGCTGGTGGTGACAG GAGCCTACATCAAACCCACcctctcagcccagcccagccccgtGGTGAACTCAGGAGGGAATGTAATCCTCCAGTGTGACTCACAGGTGGCATTTGATGGCTTCAGTCTGTGTAAGGAAGGAGAAGATGAACACCCACAATGCCTGAACTCCCAGCCCCATGCCCGTGGGTCGTCCCGCGCCATCTTCTCCGTGGGCCCCGTGAGCCCGAGTCGCAGGTGGTGGTACAGGTGCTATGCTTATGACTCGAACTCTCCCTATGAGTGGTCTCTACCCAGTGATCTCCTGGAGCTCCTGGTCCTAG GTGTTTCTAAGAAGCCATCACTCTCAGTGCAGCCAGGTCCTATCGTGGCCCCTGAGGAGACCCTGACTCTGCAGTGTGGCTCTGATGCTGGCTACAACAGATTTGTTCTGTATAAGGACGGGGAACGTGACTTCCTTCAGCTCGCTGGCGCACAGCCCCAGGCTGGGCTCTCCCAGGCCAACTTCACCCTGGGCCCTGTGAGCCGCTCCTACGGGGGCCAGTACAGATGCTACGGTGCACACAACCTCTCCTCCGAGTGGTCGGCCCCCAGCGACCCCCTGGACATCCTGATCGCAG GACAGTTCtatgacagagtctccctctcgGTGCAGCCGGGCCCCACGGTGGCCTCAGGAGAGAACGTGACCCTGCTGTGTCAGTCACAGGGATGGATGCAAACTTTCCTTCTGACCAAGGAGGGGGCAGCTGATGACCCATGGCGTCTAAGATCAACGTACCAATCTCAAAAATACCAGGCTGAATTCCCCATGGGTCCTGTGACCTCAGCCCATGCGGGGACCTACAGGTGCTACGGCTCACAGAGCTCCAAACCCTACCTGCTGACTCACCCCAGTGACCCCCTGGAGCTCGTGGTCTCAG GACCGTCTGGGGGCCCCAGCTCCCCGAcaacaggccccacctccacatCTG CAGGCCCTGAGGAccagcccctcacccccaccGGGTCGGATCCCCAGAGTG GTCTGGGAAGGCACCTGGGGGTTGTGATCGGCATCTTGGTGGCCGTCATCCtactgctcctcctcctcctcctcctcttcctcatcctccgACATCGACGTCAGGGCAAACACTGGACATCGA CCCAGAGAAAGGCTGATTTCCAACATCCTGCAGGGgctgtggggccagagcccaCAGACAGAGGCCTGCAGTGGAG GTCCAGCCCAGCTGCCGATGCCCAGGAAGAAAACCTCT ATGCTGCCGTGAAGCACACACAGCCTGAGGATGGGGTGGAGATGGACACTCGG AGCCCACACGATGAAGACCCCCAGGCAGTGACGTATGCCGAGGTGAAACACTCCAGACCTAGGAGAGAAAtggcctctcctccttccccactgTCTGGGGAATTCCTGGACACAAAGGACAGACAGGCGGAAGAGGACAGGCAGATGGACACTGAG GCTGCTGCATCTGAAGCCCCCCAGGATGTGACCTACGCCCAGCTGCACAGCTTGACCCTCAGACGGGAGGCAACTGAGCCTCCTCCATCCCAGGAAGGGCCCTCTCCAGCTGTGCCCAGCATCTACGCCACTCTGGCCATCCACTAG
- the LILRB1 gene encoding leukocyte immunoglobulin-like receptor subfamily B member 1 isoform X9, whose amino-acid sequence MRRRTQPPIGHTLCVSLSCQHRGLIHPQSRAVGGDAMTPILTVLICLGLSLGPRTHVQAGHLPKPTLWAEPGSVITQGSPVTLRCQGGQETQEYRLYREKKTALWITRIPQELVKKGQFPIPSITWEHAGRYRCYYGSDTAGRSESSDPLELVVTGAYIKPTLSAQPSPVVNSGGNVILQCDSQVAFDGFSLCKEGEDEHPQCLNSQPHARGSSRAIFSVGPVSPSRRWWYRCYAYDSNSPYEWSLPSDLLELLVLGVSKKPSLSVQPGPIVAPEETLTLQCGSDAGYNRFVLYKDGERDFLQLAGAQPQAGLSQANFTLGPVSRSYGGQYRCYGAHNLSSEWSAPSDPLDILIAGQFYDRVSLSVQPGPTVASGENVTLLCQSQGWMQTFLLTKEGAADDPWRLRSTYQSQKYQAEFPMGPVTSAHAGTYRCYGSQSSKPYLLTHPSDPLELVVSGPSGGPSSPTTGPTSTSAGPEDQPLTPTGSDPQSGLGRHLGVVIGILVAVILLLLLLLLLFLILRHRRQGKHWTSSPAQLPMPRKKTSMLP is encoded by the exons ATGAGAAGAAGGACCCAGCCTCCGATTGGCCACACTCTGTGTGTCTCTCTATCCTGCCAGCACCGAGGGCTCATCCATCCACAGAGCAGGGCAGTGGGAGGAGACGCCATGACCCCCATCCTCACGGTCCTGATCTGTCTCG GGCTGAGTCTGGGCCCCAGGACCCACGTGCAGGCAG GGCACCTCCCCAAGCCCACCCTCTGGGCTGAACCAGGCTCTGTGATCACCCAGGGGAGTCCTGTGACCCTCAGGTGTCAGGGGGGCCAGGAGACCCAGGAGTACCGTctatatagagaaaagaaaacagcactCTGGATTACACGGATCCCACAGGAGCTTGTGAAGAAGGGCCAGTTCCCCATCCCATCCATCACCTGGGAACATGCAGGGCGGTATCGCTGTTACTATGGTAGCGACACTGCAGGCCGCTCAGAGAGCAGTGACCCCCTGGAGCTGGTGGTGACAG GAGCCTACATCAAACCCACcctctcagcccagcccagccccgtGGTGAACTCAGGAGGGAATGTAATCCTCCAGTGTGACTCACAGGTGGCATTTGATGGCTTCAGTCTGTGTAAGGAAGGAGAAGATGAACACCCACAATGCCTGAACTCCCAGCCCCATGCCCGTGGGTCGTCCCGCGCCATCTTCTCCGTGGGCCCCGTGAGCCCGAGTCGCAGGTGGTGGTACAGGTGCTATGCTTATGACTCGAACTCTCCCTATGAGTGGTCTCTACCCAGTGATCTCCTGGAGCTCCTGGTCCTAG GTGTTTCTAAGAAGCCATCACTCTCAGTGCAGCCAGGTCCTATCGTGGCCCCTGAGGAGACCCTGACTCTGCAGTGTGGCTCTGATGCTGGCTACAACAGATTTGTTCTGTATAAGGACGGGGAACGTGACTTCCTTCAGCTCGCTGGCGCACAGCCCCAGGCTGGGCTCTCCCAGGCCAACTTCACCCTGGGCCCTGTGAGCCGCTCCTACGGGGGCCAGTACAGATGCTACGGTGCACACAACCTCTCCTCCGAGTGGTCGGCCCCCAGCGACCCCCTGGACATCCTGATCGCAG GACAGTTCtatgacagagtctccctctcgGTGCAGCCGGGCCCCACGGTGGCCTCAGGAGAGAACGTGACCCTGCTGTGTCAGTCACAGGGATGGATGCAAACTTTCCTTCTGACCAAGGAGGGGGCAGCTGATGACCCATGGCGTCTAAGATCAACGTACCAATCTCAAAAATACCAGGCTGAATTCCCCATGGGTCCTGTGACCTCAGCCCATGCGGGGACCTACAGGTGCTACGGCTCACAGAGCTCCAAACCCTACCTGCTGACTCACCCCAGTGACCCCCTGGAGCTCGTGGTCTCAG GACCGTCTGGGGGCCCCAGCTCCCCGAcaacaggccccacctccacatCTG CAGGCCCTGAGGAccagcccctcacccccaccGGGTCGGATCCCCAGAGTG GTCTGGGAAGGCACCTGGGGGTTGTGATCGGCATCTTGGTGGCCGTCATCCtactgctcctcctcctcctcctcctcttcctcatcctccgACATCGACGTCAGGGCAAACACTGGACATCGA GTCCAGCCCAGCTGCCGATGCCCAGGAAGAAAACCTCT ATGCTGCCGTGA
- the LILRB1 gene encoding leukocyte immunoglobulin-like receptor subfamily B member 1 isoform X10, translating into MRRRTQPPIGHTLCVSLSCQHRGLIHPQSRAVGGDAMTPILTVLICLGLSLGPRTHVQAGHLPKPTLWAEPGSVITQGSPVTLRCQGGQETQEYRLYREKKTALWITRIPQELVKKGQFPIPSITWEHAGRYRCYYGSDTAGRSESSDPLELVVTGAYIKPTLSAQPSPVVNSGGNVILQCDSQVAFDGFSLCKEGEDEHPQCLNSQPHARGSSRAIFSVGPVSPSRRWWYRCYAYDSNSPYEWSLPSDLLELLVLGVSKKPSLSVQPGPIVAPEETLTLQCGSDAGYNRFVLYKDGERDFLQLAGAQPQAGLSQANFTLGPVSRSYGGQYRCYGAHNLSSEWSAPSDPLDILIAGQFYDRVSLSVQPGPTVASGENVTLLCQSQGWMQTFLLTKEGAADDPWRLRSTYQSQKYQAEFPMGPVTSAHAGTYRCYGSQSSKPYLLTHPSDPLELVVSGPSGGPSSPTTGPTSTSGPEDQPLTPTGSDPQSGLGRHLGVVIGILVAVILLLLLLLLLFLILRHRRQGKHWTSSPAQLPMPRKKTSMLP; encoded by the exons ATGAGAAGAAGGACCCAGCCTCCGATTGGCCACACTCTGTGTGTCTCTCTATCCTGCCAGCACCGAGGGCTCATCCATCCACAGAGCAGGGCAGTGGGAGGAGACGCCATGACCCCCATCCTCACGGTCCTGATCTGTCTCG GGCTGAGTCTGGGCCCCAGGACCCACGTGCAGGCAG GGCACCTCCCCAAGCCCACCCTCTGGGCTGAACCAGGCTCTGTGATCACCCAGGGGAGTCCTGTGACCCTCAGGTGTCAGGGGGGCCAGGAGACCCAGGAGTACCGTctatatagagaaaagaaaacagcactCTGGATTACACGGATCCCACAGGAGCTTGTGAAGAAGGGCCAGTTCCCCATCCCATCCATCACCTGGGAACATGCAGGGCGGTATCGCTGTTACTATGGTAGCGACACTGCAGGCCGCTCAGAGAGCAGTGACCCCCTGGAGCTGGTGGTGACAG GAGCCTACATCAAACCCACcctctcagcccagcccagccccgtGGTGAACTCAGGAGGGAATGTAATCCTCCAGTGTGACTCACAGGTGGCATTTGATGGCTTCAGTCTGTGTAAGGAAGGAGAAGATGAACACCCACAATGCCTGAACTCCCAGCCCCATGCCCGTGGGTCGTCCCGCGCCATCTTCTCCGTGGGCCCCGTGAGCCCGAGTCGCAGGTGGTGGTACAGGTGCTATGCTTATGACTCGAACTCTCCCTATGAGTGGTCTCTACCCAGTGATCTCCTGGAGCTCCTGGTCCTAG GTGTTTCTAAGAAGCCATCACTCTCAGTGCAGCCAGGTCCTATCGTGGCCCCTGAGGAGACCCTGACTCTGCAGTGTGGCTCTGATGCTGGCTACAACAGATTTGTTCTGTATAAGGACGGGGAACGTGACTTCCTTCAGCTCGCTGGCGCACAGCCCCAGGCTGGGCTCTCCCAGGCCAACTTCACCCTGGGCCCTGTGAGCCGCTCCTACGGGGGCCAGTACAGATGCTACGGTGCACACAACCTCTCCTCCGAGTGGTCGGCCCCCAGCGACCCCCTGGACATCCTGATCGCAG GACAGTTCtatgacagagtctccctctcgGTGCAGCCGGGCCCCACGGTGGCCTCAGGAGAGAACGTGACCCTGCTGTGTCAGTCACAGGGATGGATGCAAACTTTCCTTCTGACCAAGGAGGGGGCAGCTGATGACCCATGGCGTCTAAGATCAACGTACCAATCTCAAAAATACCAGGCTGAATTCCCCATGGGTCCTGTGACCTCAGCCCATGCGGGGACCTACAGGTGCTACGGCTCACAGAGCTCCAAACCCTACCTGCTGACTCACCCCAGTGACCCCCTGGAGCTCGTGGTCTCAG GACCGTCTGGGGGCCCCAGCTCCCCGAcaacaggccccacctccacatCTG GCCCTGAGGAccagcccctcacccccaccGGGTCGGATCCCCAGAGTG GTCTGGGAAGGCACCTGGGGGTTGTGATCGGCATCTTGGTGGCCGTCATCCtactgctcctcctcctcctcctcctcttcctcatcctccgACATCGACGTCAGGGCAAACACTGGACATCGA GTCCAGCCCAGCTGCCGATGCCCAGGAAGAAAACCTCT ATGCTGCCGTGA
- the LILRB1 gene encoding leukocyte immunoglobulin-like receptor subfamily B member 1 isoform X3: MRRRTQPPIGHTLCVSLSCQHRGLIHPQSRAVGGDAMTPILTVLICLGLSLGPRTHVQAGHLPKPTLWAEPGSVITQGSPVTLRCQGGQETQEYRLYREKKTALWITRIPQELVKKGQFPIPSITWEHAGRYRCYYGSDTAGRSESSDPLELVVTGAYIKPTLSAQPSPVVNSGGNVILQCDSQVAFDGFSLCKEGEDEHPQCLNSQPHARGSSRAIFSVGPVSPSRRWWYRCYAYDSNSPYEWSLPSDLLELLVLGVSKKPSLSVQPGPIVAPEETLTLQCGSDAGYNRFVLYKDGERDFLQLAGAQPQAGLSQANFTLGPVSRSYGGQYRCYGAHNLSSEWSAPSDPLDILIAGQFYDRVSLSVQPGPTVASGENVTLLCQSQGWMQTFLLTKEGAADDPWRLRSTYQSQKYQAEFPMGPVTSAHAGTYRCYGSQSSKPYLLTHPSDPLELVVSGPSGGPSSPTTGPTSTSGPEDQPLTPTGSDPQSGLGRHLGVVIGILVAVILLLLLLLLLFLILRHRRQGKHWTSTQRKADFQHPAGAVGPEPTDRGLQWRSSPAADAQEENLYAAVKHTQPEDGVEMDTRQSPHDEDPQAVTYAEVKHSRPRREMASPPSPLSGEFLDTKDRQAEEDRQMDTEAAASEAPQDVTYAQLHSLTLRREATEPPPSQEGPSPAVPSIYATLAIH, translated from the exons ATGAGAAGAAGGACCCAGCCTCCGATTGGCCACACTCTGTGTGTCTCTCTATCCTGCCAGCACCGAGGGCTCATCCATCCACAGAGCAGGGCAGTGGGAGGAGACGCCATGACCCCCATCCTCACGGTCCTGATCTGTCTCG GGCTGAGTCTGGGCCCCAGGACCCACGTGCAGGCAG GGCACCTCCCCAAGCCCACCCTCTGGGCTGAACCAGGCTCTGTGATCACCCAGGGGAGTCCTGTGACCCTCAGGTGTCAGGGGGGCCAGGAGACCCAGGAGTACCGTctatatagagaaaagaaaacagcactCTGGATTACACGGATCCCACAGGAGCTTGTGAAGAAGGGCCAGTTCCCCATCCCATCCATCACCTGGGAACATGCAGGGCGGTATCGCTGTTACTATGGTAGCGACACTGCAGGCCGCTCAGAGAGCAGTGACCCCCTGGAGCTGGTGGTGACAG GAGCCTACATCAAACCCACcctctcagcccagcccagccccgtGGTGAACTCAGGAGGGAATGTAATCCTCCAGTGTGACTCACAGGTGGCATTTGATGGCTTCAGTCTGTGTAAGGAAGGAGAAGATGAACACCCACAATGCCTGAACTCCCAGCCCCATGCCCGTGGGTCGTCCCGCGCCATCTTCTCCGTGGGCCCCGTGAGCCCGAGTCGCAGGTGGTGGTACAGGTGCTATGCTTATGACTCGAACTCTCCCTATGAGTGGTCTCTACCCAGTGATCTCCTGGAGCTCCTGGTCCTAG GTGTTTCTAAGAAGCCATCACTCTCAGTGCAGCCAGGTCCTATCGTGGCCCCTGAGGAGACCCTGACTCTGCAGTGTGGCTCTGATGCTGGCTACAACAGATTTGTTCTGTATAAGGACGGGGAACGTGACTTCCTTCAGCTCGCTGGCGCACAGCCCCAGGCTGGGCTCTCCCAGGCCAACTTCACCCTGGGCCCTGTGAGCCGCTCCTACGGGGGCCAGTACAGATGCTACGGTGCACACAACCTCTCCTCCGAGTGGTCGGCCCCCAGCGACCCCCTGGACATCCTGATCGCAG GACAGTTCtatgacagagtctccctctcgGTGCAGCCGGGCCCCACGGTGGCCTCAGGAGAGAACGTGACCCTGCTGTGTCAGTCACAGGGATGGATGCAAACTTTCCTTCTGACCAAGGAGGGGGCAGCTGATGACCCATGGCGTCTAAGATCAACGTACCAATCTCAAAAATACCAGGCTGAATTCCCCATGGGTCCTGTGACCTCAGCCCATGCGGGGACCTACAGGTGCTACGGCTCACAGAGCTCCAAACCCTACCTGCTGACTCACCCCAGTGACCCCCTGGAGCTCGTGGTCTCAG GACCGTCTGGGGGCCCCAGCTCCCCGAcaacaggccccacctccacatCTG GCCCTGAGGAccagcccctcacccccaccGGGTCGGATCCCCAGAGTG GTCTGGGAAGGCACCTGGGGGTTGTGATCGGCATCTTGGTGGCCGTCATCCtactgctcctcctcctcctcctcctcttcctcatcctccgACATCGACGTCAGGGCAAACACTGGACATCGA CCCAGAGAAAGGCTGATTTCCAACATCCTGCAGGGgctgtggggccagagcccaCAGACAGAGGCCTGCAGTGGAG GTCCAGCCCAGCTGCCGATGCCCAGGAAGAAAACCTCT ATGCTGCCGTGAAGCACACACAGCCTGAGGATGGGGTGGAGATGGACACTCGG CAGAGCCCACACGATGAAGACCCCCAGGCAGTGACGTATGCCGAGGTGAAACACTCCAGACCTAGGAGAGAAAtggcctctcctccttccccactgTCTGGGGAATTCCTGGACACAAAGGACAGACAGGCGGAAGAGGACAGGCAGATGGACACTGAG GCTGCTGCATCTGAAGCCCCCCAGGATGTGACCTACGCCCAGCTGCACAGCTTGACCCTCAGACGGGAGGCAACTGAGCCTCCTCCATCCCAGGAAGGGCCCTCTCCAGCTGTGCCCAGCATCTACGCCACTCTGGCCATCCACTAG
- the LILRB1 gene encoding leukocyte immunoglobulin-like receptor subfamily B member 1 isoform X11, translating to MRRRTQPPIGHTLCVSLSCQHRGLIHPQSRAVGGDAMTPILTVLICLGLSLGPRTHVQAGHLPKPTLWAEPGSVITQGSPVTLRCQGGQETQEYRLYREKKTALWITRIPQELVKKGQFPIPSITWEHAGRYRCYYGSDTAGRSESSDPLELVVTGAYIKPTLSAQPSPVVNSGGNVILQCDSQVAFDGFSLCKEGEDEHPQCLNSQPHARGSSRAIFSVGPVSPSRRWWYRCYAYDSNSPYEWSLPSDLLELLVLGVSKKPSLSVQPGPIVAPEETLTLQCGSDAGYNRFVLYKDGERDFLQLAGAQPQAGLSQANFTLGPVSRSYGGQYRCYGAHNLSSEWSAPSDPLDILIAAGPHGGLRRERDPAVSVTGMDANFPSDQGGGS from the exons ATGAGAAGAAGGACCCAGCCTCCGATTGGCCACACTCTGTGTGTCTCTCTATCCTGCCAGCACCGAGGGCTCATCCATCCACAGAGCAGGGCAGTGGGAGGAGACGCCATGACCCCCATCCTCACGGTCCTGATCTGTCTCG GGCTGAGTCTGGGCCCCAGGACCCACGTGCAGGCAG GGCACCTCCCCAAGCCCACCCTCTGGGCTGAACCAGGCTCTGTGATCACCCAGGGGAGTCCTGTGACCCTCAGGTGTCAGGGGGGCCAGGAGACCCAGGAGTACCGTctatatagagaaaagaaaacagcactCTGGATTACACGGATCCCACAGGAGCTTGTGAAGAAGGGCCAGTTCCCCATCCCATCCATCACCTGGGAACATGCAGGGCGGTATCGCTGTTACTATGGTAGCGACACTGCAGGCCGCTCAGAGAGCAGTGACCCCCTGGAGCTGGTGGTGACAG GAGCCTACATCAAACCCACcctctcagcccagcccagccccgtGGTGAACTCAGGAGGGAATGTAATCCTCCAGTGTGACTCACAGGTGGCATTTGATGGCTTCAGTCTGTGTAAGGAAGGAGAAGATGAACACCCACAATGCCTGAACTCCCAGCCCCATGCCCGTGGGTCGTCCCGCGCCATCTTCTCCGTGGGCCCCGTGAGCCCGAGTCGCAGGTGGTGGTACAGGTGCTATGCTTATGACTCGAACTCTCCCTATGAGTGGTCTCTACCCAGTGATCTCCTGGAGCTCCTGGTCCTAG GTGTTTCTAAGAAGCCATCACTCTCAGTGCAGCCAGGTCCTATCGTGGCCCCTGAGGAGACCCTGACTCTGCAGTGTGGCTCTGATGCTGGCTACAACAGATTTGTTCTGTATAAGGACGGGGAACGTGACTTCCTTCAGCTCGCTGGCGCACAGCCCCAGGCTGGGCTCTCCCAGGCCAACTTCACCCTGGGCCCTGTGAGCCGCTCCTACGGGGGCCAGTACAGATGCTACGGTGCACACAACCTCTCCTCCGAGTGGTCGGCCCCCAGCGACCCCCTGGACATCCTGATCGCAG CCGGGCCCCACGGTGGCCTCAGGAGAGAACGTGACCCTGCTGTGTCAGTCACAGGGATGGATGCAAACTTTCCTTCTGACCAAGGAGGGGGCAGCTGA